GGGTTGAGTTTTGCCAAAGGCAAGTGAGGTTGACTTCATCAGCTAGAGAAAGCTagagaaagaagggaagaaaagaaagagaaataaaaataaaaataaatgaaaattctttaaaaaataaaatattattaaaaattgccaacaTTAGCGTCGAATATGCCACGTAAGATGGCTAGTGTTCACATTAGTGATTTACGGCCAAAATTGACTtgataaactcaattgataaaatgtgaaaatgttcgCTCAATTGAGATAATTAAAAAGTTAGGACTGATTGacaaaattgtaataaatttatgacttttggataattttcccatgaCCAATATACACATATGTTCCAATGTTATGCGTGTGTCAGATAATCTACGCTTTATCATCAACAATACCATGGTCTaagttttcaaaacaaaaaggaaaccaaaataTGTAGGATACAAAATTTTGAATCTAGATTGGGCCGGCGGAGCAAACTTTTCATGTAAGGCCATTTTCCGAACTGGCATCTAACTTTAAAAGCTGTCCGGCGCTGCCATGACCGTGATCAGCTCTAAGGCAAGTCCCACTTACTTTGGACTTTCAGCTTTGCCAAGGTCataaaagccgaaccaaacacctcatttttttttttctcaaaagccTCTTGGGAAAGCTTAACCGAACATAATCTAATTTTTTCATAAGTAACCCCAAACATCCTGTTGCAAGTATGTGGAGCACGACTAAAAGTTGTCAATTCGCGAAATTTTCAGGCGGTGGCAAACCCTATACCGTCTCGCATGCGTATTGCTCACTCCTCAGCAAGTGATTTCAAGGAAAAGGGTTATTAAGCAGATTTCATTGGCATTAGAATCAGGAATGTGCGCGCGAGTCTCGAATAAGTCTAACTTGTTCAAAAGATTCTGTAAACAATATTGCTAAGAGAAGTTctcagaagctgcagtacaaaGAACCAAGTTGGAATGCTAAGTTATCTTCAGTGAGTCCAACAACATATTTCTTCCTCTCCCAGACCATGACAACTTGGAATAAGCAGTCTTTATTATGCGAGgatttggagaaagaaagaaacgggACACCTTTTTTTACAGTAAGAATTCACACTTAAAACAAATCCTGGGGAAAACAGTTTACTAAACGGAGTAACAGCAAACCTAACCTAACATCCTTGATTATGTACAAATGTGTGCATTCCGAACATTTTCTCATCTCTGTCGTGGATAACTGAGTGTAGATAGAACTGGTTTTAAGATACAAGAATACTTATCAAGTCGATGGAATAGCAATCATCAGACTATCAAAAATTAGTCACGAGGCGACATCGGCACCAGAAAGCAGTTCCTCCGCTTCTCCCTCGAGCAACTGCTATTTCCTCGTCAACGTAATACCAGATAAAGAAAGGATCCTTGGTGCTTGGCTCTCTGTCCCCCTGTTGGCCAAGGCCAATTTCTAACGGATTGAAAGGGCCGATTTTAATCCTTACGCACTCAAAAATAAAGGCCAGTATTCGCTTCTTCCACGACAGTCTACCCTCAAATGTCAAATAGCCAAGCCCGCCAAGGTACACCCCATTCTCGATCCTCTGTCCCTGGCAATCCAAGCGAGGATCTTTCAAAGTCGAGGAAGTTAAGAAAAAATAGACACACCAAGAACCATGAGGGATTTATGGGATAGTAATGTAGGTGATTTGATTTCTAACAGTGCATTGTGAAGCTTTATAATACatgaggggaaaaagaaaataccgCATGACAAGCAAAGCCTAAATGAGGAAGAAATCCGGCAGTATGTTTACAACCACCAACCTTTCACCATTATTTCTATGCTCTAGctaaatacaataaaaatataagATGAATCAGCAATGTGGTTATGCTTCAAAATcatgagagacagagagagagaattaaaaaACAATCAAGTACAGAATAACCTAAAAAAATTGGCTGAACATTAATGTCGTTGACAGATGCAGAAAATAGTCAACAAAGATGAATAGCATAACATCATAATTAACTATGAACGCTGCCTACATACATAAAATAGATCCGTAATCACTTCAAGCAAGAATATCCATCATATCAGTAAGACTAATCTCACTGCTAGGTTTGGCCCGAAATGAGGCAAGAAGACAATGCTATTGGAGTATATAGAACTACTTCAAGGAAAGCAAGATATAGTTCTCTGTGCTTGCTCTCCTCCAGATCACTGAATTACACATGACAACTTTCTATAGAAGAATTACCTAGACACCACTACTCCATTGACCTAATGAAGCATGAAGCATAGCCACTAGTCATCATTAGCATCATAGAAATCGTGAAGTACCTCTTACTCTTTTTTATCTcttctaaattttggcaaccttATTCAGAGTGCCTTCATTTCAGTAGCATcgaattgggaaagaaatcgCCATGAAAATAAGAGTAATAAGACTTACAGCTGCATCAAACCTCTGAACGGCCGTCAATGGGAAATACCGTCCTTTCTTCAATTTATTCTGCCAATTCAAGTTACAAAAATAGGGCGGAAAATTAAAAGGCAATACTAGCTTAACTTGATGGTAAACGAATCAAATTCATGATGCAGACGAGAGGCGGACCACCAACCTCCGCTGTGAAGATGAGCATCCATGTCCTCCCTGGTGATTCTGAACCGCCCAACGTCCCGAGAAACCCGGACGGATCGAGCTTCGATTTCTCAATCACAGAGAGAGCAGAAAGAACCTCCTCTGCCGGAACCTTTCTAGTCTTCGCAGCATCCTTCAGAACTTTTATACCCTCTGCAATTTCCTTAAACCAAGAAAAGCTCCCATGACTAAACACCTattctgcaattgagtgctttTTATCTACAATGTTCTTGACACAGTCCAAATTCTTTTCCTTACAGAAGTTGCATGATACAATAAGCTCTAACCTCTGACCCACCAGACAATGCACAGGCAAtaactttcaaaattttgatctcTACAGCATCTTCGAAGGACCCAGATCGGCAGACAGTTAGATATGCAAACTCGACGAAAGATAGCGGCGGACGCTTACTCTGTTGGGCTGCTCTTCTTGAACAAGAAGTGGGGTGGTCGCAATCTGGTCCCTTTCATCCAGAGTTGCTCTAATTCCTGCCCTCGGGCATCTCACGAGAGGAGGGCTCGCACCTCTGGAGGAAGGAAAACCGGCGAATCTGGTACGAGGGAACTGTCGGAGGGGTGAATTGGAGTGCTTGATTGAGGATGCTTGGGACGAACTTCTTGAGAACAAACAGGAAGAAACAGAGGCCTGTGAACTCATTGTTGTAATAACCAAAGCTGATAATTCTTCTGGGGTCTTG
The nucleotide sequence above comes from Eucalyptus grandis isolate ANBG69807.140 chromosome 2, ASM1654582v1, whole genome shotgun sequence. Encoded proteins:
- the LOC104421990 gene encoding uncharacterized protein LOC104421990, whose protein sequence is MNVWYIFSATKLSRKKCNEKITPGKSCPLNRNKRVWRKCRKNGNSRKTPEELSALVITTMSSQASVSSCLFSRSSSQASSIKHSNSPLRQFPRTRFAGFPSSRGASPPLVRCPRAGIRATLDERDQIATTPLLVQEEQPNREIAEGIKVLKDAAKTRKVPAEEVLSALSVIEKSKLDPSGFLGTLGGSESPGRTWMLIFTAENKLKKGRYFPLTAVQRFDAAGQRIENGVYLGGLGYLTFEGRLSWKKRILAFIFECVRIKIGPFNPLEIGLGQQGDREPSTKDPFFIWYYVDEEIAVARGRSGGTAFWCRCRLVTNF